A genomic window from Dechloromonas sp. A34 includes:
- a CDS encoding cache domain-containing protein: MLNRLRGLLEAVRHNASASAVLMLAAVMILATAATSSFLLADLRQQELRAARGQIASLSRILAEQTARTFEGVTLTMRGTRERISDDIGRNFELDSFPIHLLLKARADSLPQVRSLFVISSDGYGVNSSRADFIRDLSVKERSFYRYFAEGGTSDQFISPPEQARIDGLWTYYLSMRLLDAQGKLRGILVASISIDHFESLYNDIALDFGARVRLLNENGILLTGKPHDENSLGKRVATDGVLAGLQQKPAGTLLETSEESAAGTTYLAFRKVADYPLVIAVNIDQERALANWRRISRPIIVGVTGGLLFILTITLLMVRNLLRKGALEAALKASDEQLRHLVQSVEDAIVIVDSAKKIVLFNHGAETMFSLHAEQAIGADVEQLLLHCQCQPQSASLLDYLEQGWRAEAGLALMASVELLRNGEAFPVEMSLSTTTFHGEILLTAIFRDLTERQRAERALLESNRQLHQLSAALENVREEERSRISREIHDELGQFLTGIRMEVSWLSSRQAGKNDELAGRLGSIKGQIDQTISAVRRISSELRPLVLDDLGLAAAASWYVDQVAARTGLAITLTLPDDELPQGSPIATALFRVLQESLTNITRHAQASHVQIDLRLADDRWILSIRDNGCGFQLAEQSHSGIGLIGMRERVQILHGTLSIVTTPGGGTLVEATVPFEKKTEDDNAKNRGVVSG; the protein is encoded by the coding sequence ATGCTCAATAGATTGCGCGGTTTGCTGGAAGCCGTCCGCCACAACGCGTCGGCCAGCGCCGTGCTGATGCTTGCGGCCGTGATGATTCTGGCCACCGCCGCCACGTCGTCCTTCCTGCTGGCCGACTTGCGCCAGCAGGAACTGCGTGCCGCGCGCGGCCAGATCGCCAGCCTGAGCCGCATTCTGGCCGAACAAACGGCCCGTACCTTCGAGGGGGTCACGCTGACCATGCGCGGCACCCGGGAGCGCATCTCGGATGACATTGGTCGCAATTTCGAACTCGACAGTTTCCCGATCCACCTGTTGCTGAAGGCTCGGGCCGACAGCCTGCCGCAAGTGCGCTCGCTGTTCGTAATCAGCAGCGACGGCTACGGCGTCAACTCGTCGCGCGCGGACTTCATCCGCGACCTCTCGGTCAAGGAGCGCAGCTTCTACCGCTATTTTGCCGAGGGAGGCACCAGCGACCAGTTCATCAGTCCGCCCGAACAGGCCAGGATCGACGGGCTGTGGACTTACTACCTGAGCATGCGCCTGCTCGATGCCCAGGGGAAACTGCGCGGCATTCTCGTCGCCTCGATCAGCATCGACCATTTCGAATCGCTCTATAACGATATCGCACTCGATTTCGGCGCCCGGGTTCGGCTGCTCAATGAGAATGGAATTCTCCTGACCGGCAAACCCCACGACGAAAATTCCCTCGGCAAACGGGTCGCCACGGACGGCGTACTGGCAGGCCTTCAGCAGAAACCCGCTGGCACCCTGCTCGAGACCAGCGAGGAATCAGCTGCCGGAACGACCTACCTGGCCTTTCGCAAAGTCGCCGACTATCCGCTGGTCATCGCTGTCAACATCGACCAGGAAAGAGCGCTGGCCAACTGGCGACGGATCTCCCGGCCGATCATCGTCGGCGTCACCGGTGGCCTGCTCTTCATTCTGACGATCACCTTGCTGATGGTGCGTAACCTGCTGCGCAAGGGCGCCCTGGAGGCGGCTCTCAAGGCGAGCGACGAGCAACTGCGCCATCTCGTCCAGTCGGTCGAGGATGCCATCGTGATCGTGGACTCTGCAAAAAAGATCGTGCTCTTCAACCACGGGGCGGAAACGATGTTCAGCCTCCACGCCGAGCAGGCGATCGGTGCCGATGTCGAACAACTACTGCTGCATTGCCAATGCCAGCCGCAAAGCGCCAGCCTCCTCGACTATCTCGAACAGGGTTGGCGTGCCGAGGCCGGCCTGGCTCTGATGGCCAGCGTCGAGTTGCTACGGAACGGGGAAGCATTCCCGGTGGAAATGAGTTTGTCGACCACCACATTTCATGGCGAGATTCTTCTCACCGCGATCTTTCGCGACCTGACCGAACGCCAGCGCGCCGAACGGGCCTTGCTCGAAAGCAACCGGCAACTCCACCAACTGTCGGCCGCCCTGGAAAACGTCCGCGAGGAAGAACGCTCGCGGATTTCCCGCGAGATCCACGATGAACTCGGCCAGTTCCTGACCGGCATCCGGATGGAGGTCTCCTGGCTGAGCAGCCGGCAAGCGGGGAAAAATGACGAACTGGCGGGCCGGCTCGGTTCGATCAAAGGCCAGATCGACCAGACGATTTCGGCCGTACGGCGCATTTCCTCCGAACTCAGACCACTGGTCCTCGATGATCTCGGCCTCGCCGCGGCAGCCAGCTGGTACGTCGACCAGGTAGCGGCCCGCACCGGCCTGGCGATCACCCTTACCCTGCCTGACGACGAGTTGCCGCAGGGAAGCCCGATTGCGACGGCGCTTTTCCGCGTCCTGCAGGAATCGCTGACCAACATCACCCGCCATGCCCAGGCCAGCCACGTGCAGATCGATCTTCGGCTGGCTGACGATCGATGGATTCTTTCCATCCGGGATAACGGTTGCGGCTTCCAGCTTGCGGAACAAAGCCATTCCGGGATCGGTCTGATCGGGATGCGCGAAAGGGTACAAATTTTGCATGGAACCCTTTCCATAGTCACTACACCCGGCGGTGGCACCTTGGTTGAAGCGACAGTACCATTCGAAAAAAAAACGGAGGATGACAATGCAAAAAATCGAGGTGTTGTTAGCGGATGA
- a CDS encoding DmsE family decaheme c-type cytochrome: protein MFFSGAALAADPPKAPAKEAPKDLILKGDAKCTGCHDEADDTKPTMLDLRPSVLAIGKTKHGTVADGRTPTCTDCHGESEKHLSHKGSGKPPKPDRWFGKKSDTPVEARNGSCLTCHQGGARIGWQTSAHGTQDVACSSCHKVHAAKDKVRDKLTQTETCFTCHKEQRSQVNKPSHHPIVEGKMTCSSCHNVHGDNPKQLIKASTNETCYTCHMEKRGPFIHNHEPVSEDCGICHNPHGTTIANLLKSRPPFLCQDCHSGTNHHRSQVGALPANPNTSSGNLGTVGRGCLNCHTNIHGGNSTENTANAGRFRK from the coding sequence ATGTTTTTCTCAGGGGCTGCACTTGCTGCAGACCCTCCCAAGGCTCCGGCCAAGGAAGCCCCCAAAGACCTGATCCTGAAGGGCGATGCCAAGTGCACCGGCTGTCACGACGAGGCCGACGATACCAAACCGACGATGCTTGATCTGAGACCCTCGGTACTTGCCATCGGCAAGACCAAGCACGGCACCGTCGCCGACGGTCGCACCCCGACCTGTACCGATTGCCACGGCGAAAGCGAAAAGCACCTCAGCCACAAGGGCAGCGGCAAGCCACCCAAGCCCGATCGCTGGTTCGGCAAAAAATCCGACACTCCCGTTGAAGCGCGTAATGGCTCCTGTCTGACCTGCCACCAGGGCGGTGCCCGCATCGGCTGGCAAACCAGCGCCCACGGCACCCAGGACGTCGCCTGTAGCTCCTGCCACAAGGTTCACGCCGCCAAGGATAAGGTACGCGACAAACTGACCCAGACCGAAACCTGTTTCACCTGCCACAAGGAACAGCGCAGTCAGGTCAACAAGCCTTCGCACCACCCGATCGTCGAAGGCAAGATGACATGCTCGTCGTGCCACAACGTTCATGGCGACAACCCCAAGCAGCTAATCAAGGCCAGCACCAACGAAACTTGCTACACCTGCCACATGGAAAAGCGCGGGCCCTTCATTCATAACCATGAACCGGTATCCGAAGACTGTGGCATTTGCCATAACCCGCATGGCACGACCATCGCCAATTTGCTCAAGAGCAGACCCCCATTCCTCTGTCAGGATTGCCATTCTGGTACCAACCACCACCGCAGTCAGGTCGGTGCCCTGCCTGCCAACCCGAATACGAGTTCGGGGAATTTGGGCACCGTCGGGCGTGGCTGTCTTAACTGCCATACCAATATTCACGGTGGCAACAGTACCGAAAACACTGCGAACGCCGGCCGCTTCCGCAAATGA
- a CDS encoding response regulator transcription factor, with protein MQKIEVLLADDHTIIRHGLKQILSDTEDISVEGEAANGNEVLLRVRERNWGVVILDISMPGRSGLDLIKILKEEKPELQILILSMHHEEQYAVRALHAGASGYLTKESDSEVLISAIRRIAGGGVHVSNKVAELMVRDIRPSHGPLPHTQLSDREYQVFNMLVSGLGLTEIGARLSLSVKTISTHKTHILEKMKLANTGELIRYAIAHQLAEANDF; from the coding sequence ATGCAAAAAATCGAGGTGTTGTTAGCGGATGACCACACCATCATCCGTCACGGCCTGAAGCAGATCCTGTCGGACACCGAGGACATATCAGTCGAGGGCGAGGCGGCCAACGGCAACGAGGTCCTGCTGCGGGTCCGCGAGCGCAACTGGGGAGTCGTGATCCTTGATATTTCAATGCCCGGACGCAGCGGCCTGGATCTGATCAAGATTCTCAAAGAAGAGAAACCAGAGCTCCAGATTCTCATTCTCAGCATGCACCACGAGGAGCAATACGCAGTGCGCGCCTTGCATGCCGGCGCTTCCGGCTACCTGACCAAGGAAAGTGACAGCGAGGTATTGATCTCCGCCATTCGCCGCATTGCTGGCGGCGGGGTGCATGTCAGCAACAAGGTCGCCGAATTGATGGTCCGCGATATCCGCCCGAGCCATGGCCCCCTCCCCCACACCCAGCTTTCCGACCGCGAATATCAGGTTTTCAACATGCTGGTCAGCGGCCTTGGCCTGACTGAGATCGGCGCCCGCCTCTCCTTGAGCGTCAAGACCATCAGCACCCACAAGACGCACATTCTGGAAAAGATGAAGCTGGCCAACACAGGCGAACTCATTCGCTATGCGATAGCCCACCAACTGGCGGAAGCAAACGATTTCTGA
- the ubiA gene encoding 4-hydroxybenzoate octaprenyltransferase: protein MNWHALKEKLDLYEKLMRLDKPIGILLLLWPTFWALWLSALGQPDWTVVWVFALGTVLMRSAGCVINDYADRDFDKHVERTKERPLTAGKVTTKEALWLFAGLSLAAFALVLMLRNSLVIWLSVPALFLAASYPFTKRFFAIPQAYLGIAFGFGIPMAYAAHLDRVPAEAWWLLLANVFWAVAYDTEYAMVDREDDLKIGIKTSAITFGRFDVAAVMACYAVTLGIIGGIGYSRQLGWPFYAGLAAAAGIMAVHYTWIRGRERMPCFKAFLHNNYVGAAIFVGIVVSYLIP from the coding sequence ATGAACTGGCACGCCCTCAAGGAAAAACTCGATCTCTATGAAAAGCTGATGCGGCTCGACAAGCCGATCGGCATCTTGCTGCTGCTTTGGCCGACCTTCTGGGCGCTCTGGCTTTCGGCGCTAGGCCAGCCGGACTGGACGGTGGTCTGGGTATTCGCGCTGGGCACCGTGCTGATGCGCTCGGCCGGCTGCGTCATCAACGACTATGCCGACCGCGATTTCGACAAGCACGTCGAGCGCACCAAAGAGCGTCCATTGACAGCCGGCAAGGTAACGACGAAGGAAGCGCTGTGGCTGTTCGCCGGATTGTCGCTGGCGGCGTTCGCGCTTGTCCTGATGTTGCGCAACAGCCTGGTGATCTGGCTCTCGGTGCCGGCGCTTTTCCTGGCGGCCAGTTATCCGTTTACCAAGCGCTTCTTCGCCATTCCCCAGGCCTATCTCGGCATCGCCTTCGGTTTCGGCATTCCGATGGCCTATGCCGCACATCTCGACCGCGTCCCGGCCGAAGCGTGGTGGCTGCTGCTCGCCAACGTCTTCTGGGCCGTTGCCTACGACACCGAGTACGCCATGGTCGATCGTGAGGATGACTTGAAGATCGGCATCAAGACCTCGGCGATCACCTTCGGGCGGTTCGACGTGGCGGCGGTGATGGCCTGCTATGCCGTTACCTTGGGCATCATCGGCGGGATCGGTTACTCGCGGCAACTCGGCTGGCCGTTCTACGCCGGTCTGGCCGCCGCCGCCGGCATCATGGCCGTGCACTACACCTGGATCCGTGGCCGCGAACGCATGCCCTGCTTCAAGGCCTTCCTCCACAACAATTACGTCGGCGCTGCGATTTTCGTCGGCATCGTCGTCAGCTACCTGATCCCATGA
- a CDS encoding c-type cytochrome, with protein sequence MKTKLAHLTLVLSSTALLAFSTGATAAVDAEAAKALAKKNDCLKCHAIDKTKKGPSYQKIAAKYKGKEAEGEQKMYKNMTTGPKVKLEDGTEEDHKIIETKDQAEIKNLIYWILSL encoded by the coding sequence ATGAAAACCAAGCTTGCTCACCTGACACTGGTGTTGTCCTCGACCGCCCTCCTTGCCTTTTCAACAGGCGCCACTGCCGCTGTCGACGCGGAAGCGGCCAAGGCGCTGGCCAAAAAGAATGACTGCCTGAAATGCCACGCCATCGACAAGACCAAAAAGGGCCCCTCGTACCAGAAGATCGCCGCCAAGTACAAGGGCAAGGAAGCCGAAGGCGAACAGAAGATGTACAAGAACATGACCACCGGGCCGAAGGTCAAGCTTGAGGATGGCACCGAAGAAGACCACAAGATCATTGAGACCAAGGATCAGGCCGAAATCAAGAATCTGATTTATTGGATTCTCTCGCTGTAA
- a CDS encoding MFS transporter, producing the protein MLANLAAGIFILPFFLFSATAGQLADKYDKAKLARLVKVLEMAIMGIAAAGFALHSLPVLMGALFLLGLHSTLFGPVKYAIIPQHLHTEELVGGNALIEAGTFVAILIGTLAGGLLAGSVEHPAWIAAGGFIVAFAGYLTSRGIPPAPAPAPELKVSLNPLTETWRNINFARQNRTVFLSILGISWFWLYGALFLAQFPAYAKNVLVGGESSVTLLLATFTVGIGIGSMLCERMSGKHVEIGLVPFGSIGLTLFGLDLYFASPVGLVGTTAHSLSALLSLPSIWRVLFDLMMLGLFGGFFIVPLYALVQLRSSPAHRARIIAANNIVNALFMVVGALGAGAALGAGLSIPALFGIAALLNAVVAVYIYGLVPEFLIRFMAWLLIKAAYRLRTEGAEHIPEEGAAVLVCNHVSFVDSLVVMSASPRPVRFVMDHRIFGLPLLSYIFRHGRAIPIASAKEDQVLMEKAFAEVSAALKNGELVAIFPEGGLTPDGELQTFRPGIARMLESDPVPVVPMALTGLWGSYFSRIDGAVMKKPFRRGLFSRIGLQVGSAMPPEAATPAELQKVVQVLRGSGR; encoded by the coding sequence TTGCTGGCCAATCTGGCGGCCGGCATCTTCATCCTGCCTTTCTTCCTATTCTCGGCAACGGCCGGGCAGCTGGCCGACAAGTACGACAAGGCGAAGTTGGCGCGGCTGGTCAAGGTGCTGGAGATGGCCATCATGGGCATCGCCGCCGCCGGTTTCGCGCTGCATAGCCTGCCGGTGCTGATGGGGGCGCTCTTCCTGCTTGGCCTCCACTCCACGCTGTTCGGGCCGGTCAAGTACGCGATCATCCCGCAGCATCTGCATACGGAGGAGCTGGTCGGCGGCAACGCGTTGATCGAGGCCGGCACCTTCGTCGCTATCCTGATCGGCACCCTGGCTGGCGGGCTGCTTGCCGGCTCGGTGGAACATCCGGCCTGGATCGCGGCTGGTGGTTTCATCGTCGCTTTCGCCGGCTATCTGACCAGCCGTGGCATCCCGCCCGCACCGGCCCCGGCTCCCGAACTGAAAGTCAGCCTCAACCCCCTGACCGAAACCTGGCGCAATATCAATTTCGCGCGCCAGAATCGCACGGTTTTCCTGTCTATCCTCGGTATCTCCTGGTTCTGGCTGTATGGGGCGTTGTTTCTGGCGCAATTTCCGGCATATGCCAAGAACGTTCTGGTCGGCGGCGAGTCGTCGGTGACGCTGTTACTCGCCACGTTCACGGTCGGTATCGGCATCGGCTCGATGCTCTGCGAGCGGATGTCGGGCAAGCACGTCGAAATCGGGCTAGTGCCCTTCGGCTCGATCGGCCTGACGCTGTTCGGACTGGATCTCTATTTCGCTTCGCCGGTCGGCCTGGTCGGCACGACGGCCCACTCACTCTCGGCGTTGCTCAGCCTGCCGTCGATCTGGCGCGTGCTGTTCGACCTGATGATGCTCGGCCTGTTCGGCGGCTTCTTCATCGTGCCGCTCTACGCGCTGGTGCAGTTGCGCAGTTCGCCGGCCCATCGGGCGCGGATCATTGCCGCCAACAATATCGTCAATGCGCTGTTCATGGTGGTCGGGGCGCTGGGAGCGGGTGCCGCACTGGGAGCGGGCCTGTCGATCCCGGCGTTGTTCGGTATCGCGGCGTTGTTGAATGCCGTCGTGGCGGTTTATATCTATGGCCTGGTGCCTGAGTTCCTGATCCGCTTCATGGCCTGGCTGCTGATCAAGGCGGCCTACCGGCTGCGCACGGAAGGGGCCGAGCATATTCCCGAAGAAGGGGCGGCGGTGCTGGTCTGCAACCATGTCAGTTTCGTCGACTCGCTGGTTGTCATGAGCGCCTCGCCGCGCCCGGTGCGCTTCGTGATGGACCATCGTATCTTCGGGCTGCCGCTGCTCAGCTACATCTTCCGCCACGGCCGGGCGATTCCCATCGCTTCTGCCAAGGAAGATCAGGTGCTGATGGAGAAGGCATTTGCCGAGGTTTCCGCGGCGCTGAAAAATGGCGAACTGGTAGCCATCTTTCCGGAGGGTGGATTGACGCCCGACGGTGAGTTGCAGACTTTCCGGCCGGGCATTGCCCGGATGCTCGAGAGCGATCCGGTACCGGTCGTGCCGATGGCCTTGACGGGGCTATGGGGAAGCTATTTCTCGCGGATCGATGGTGCTGTGATGAAGAAACCATTCCGCCGCGGACTGTTTTCGCGCATTGGCCTGCAGGTAGGCTCGGCCATGCCGCCCGAGGCGGCTACCCCGGCTGAATTGCAGAAGGTGGTACAGGTGCTGCGGGGCTCGGGCCGTTAG
- a CDS encoding MtrB/PioB family decaheme-associated outer membrane protein — protein sequence MSTIKQTFRLTALSAALMMAFGPALADEAEVNELIKPDSSVSLGIGNWSGDRHQQGIYDGMREKGVYGLLDADIIKRDDATGTWYTLKAQNLGLENRELRIDVLRQGNVGGYFEYNKTPRDNPWTFNTGLQGLGTSRQIVSGSGALAFPKRQVELGTVREMLNGGFYKNLLPGLDFKIDFKNEEKTGTRQWGGDGPRFLAEPIDNTIRQLEATLQYAGTKLQLSGGYYGSWFEQNNGGLVSFGTNVAAPALPALTHLSQPLSNQAHQGFIDGGYNFTPTTRGTFKVAYTRATQDEQFPTRRVAPTLAGSPSSLDGRIDTTLVQLGISSRPLPKLSLNANLRYHDVNDKTPVAQFIAGNLGFNTPHTFTKTSGKLEGTYRLPQNFSLTAGMDYYTQDRSVPSRGQWLVPYRTELNETTYRLQLRRSFDDNLNGSIAYLYSDRTGSTTLLATTGDLNESRISPMHIADRKRDKVRAKIDWEPLDKLSLQFAVEGARDDYGSNNQPWGLKEGSAWLTSLDASYTFNDDWKLNAWLSHEDMSSTQDVAPTAAIQPANKVNLEEVTNSIGLGLLGKITSKFSFGADLEWLRSVTKHNQNLSITTFTANFRPVPDIENKLTRIKFKGIYAVAKNADIRLDLVHERWLTDDWSWSAAGGVPFCYTSCTGIDGTTVTASPTQNSTFAGLRYIYKFQ from the coding sequence ATGAGCACGATTAAACAAACGTTCCGGCTGACGGCGCTGTCTGCAGCATTGATGATGGCCTTTGGCCCTGCACTGGCTGATGAGGCCGAGGTTAACGAATTGATCAAGCCGGACAGCAGCGTTTCGCTTGGTATCGGCAACTGGTCTGGTGATCGACATCAGCAAGGCATCTATGACGGCATGCGGGAAAAGGGTGTCTATGGCCTGCTCGACGCTGATATCATCAAGCGAGACGATGCCACGGGCACTTGGTACACCCTAAAGGCCCAAAACCTGGGACTTGAAAATCGGGAATTGCGCATAGATGTGTTGCGCCAGGGCAATGTCGGCGGTTACTTTGAGTACAACAAGACGCCAAGAGACAACCCTTGGACCTTTAATACCGGTTTACAGGGTTTGGGAACGTCGCGCCAAATTGTTAGCGGATCAGGAGCGCTTGCTTTCCCCAAACGCCAAGTTGAGTTGGGGACAGTCCGTGAAATGCTGAACGGCGGGTTCTACAAGAATCTATTGCCAGGGCTCGATTTCAAGATCGATTTTAAGAATGAGGAAAAGACAGGGACGCGTCAGTGGGGGGGCGACGGCCCGCGCTTCCTAGCTGAGCCGATCGATAACACGATTCGTCAGTTGGAAGCCACACTGCAATACGCAGGGACAAAACTTCAACTGTCAGGCGGCTATTACGGTAGCTGGTTCGAGCAGAATAACGGTGGCCTGGTGTCGTTTGGCACTAATGTCGCGGCTCCGGCCCTTCCTGCTCTGACCCACTTGTCTCAACCTTTGAGCAATCAGGCACATCAAGGCTTCATCGACGGCGGCTACAATTTCACCCCGACAACTCGTGGGACTTTTAAGGTAGCTTACACGCGGGCGACACAAGACGAGCAGTTCCCAACCCGGAGAGTGGCCCCAACCTTGGCAGGCTCTCCTTCGAGTCTTGATGGCCGGATTGATACGACACTGGTACAACTGGGCATTAGTTCGCGGCCCCTGCCGAAACTGTCGCTCAATGCCAATCTGCGCTACCACGATGTCAATGATAAGACTCCGGTGGCACAGTTCATCGCTGGCAACCTCGGCTTCAACACGCCACACACCTTTACCAAGACCTCTGGAAAGCTGGAAGGCACTTACCGCCTGCCGCAAAATTTCAGCCTCACCGCTGGGATGGATTATTACACGCAGGACCGATCCGTACCTTCGCGAGGGCAGTGGCTGGTTCCTTACAGAACCGAGCTTAATGAAACGACCTACCGTCTGCAGCTGCGCCGTTCCTTCGACGACAACCTGAACGGGTCCATTGCCTATCTTTATAGCGACCGGACCGGGTCAACAACCCTCCTTGCCACTACCGGCGATTTGAATGAGAGCCGAATCTCGCCGATGCATATCGCCGACCGCAAGCGGGACAAGGTTCGTGCCAAGATCGATTGGGAACCGCTCGATAAGTTGTCTCTCCAATTCGCGGTAGAGGGCGCACGCGATGACTATGGAAGTAACAATCAACCTTGGGGCCTCAAAGAAGGCAGTGCCTGGCTGACCTCACTGGATGCCAGCTACACGTTTAACGACGACTGGAAACTGAATGCCTGGCTCTCTCATGAAGACATGTCTTCAACACAGGATGTTGCGCCAACTGCTGCTATTCAGCCCGCCAACAAGGTAAATCTCGAGGAAGTAACCAATTCGATTGGTCTGGGCCTGCTTGGCAAGATCACTTCAAAATTTAGCTTTGGTGCTGATCTGGAATGGTTGCGCAGCGTCACCAAGCACAACCAGAACCTCAGTATCACGACCTTCACTGCCAACTTCCGACCTGTACCCGACATTGAGAACAAACTGACCCGCATCAAGTTCAAGGGTATCTACGCAGTTGCCAAGAATGCTGACATCCGCCTCGATCTGGTCCACGAACGTTGGCTGACCGACGACTGGAGCTGGAGTGCGGCTGGCGGAGTGCCCTTCTGTTATACGTCATGTACCGGTATTGACGGCACTACGGTGACGGCATCGCCGACTCAGAATTCGACGTTCGCCGGCCTGCGCTACATCTACAAGTTCCAGTAA
- a CDS encoding cytochrome C: MRLTSFVPRVLASLACLAAGTVLALESPAKSSTQRTAALDNATCLTCHDARKKKIQVADAEGKKRALAPVAQGKHSKSVHAKVQCVDCHTDIVDSQANHKKSEGTVPPDCATCHAKLWDEAKANPAGKERLGIVAQNIDAYKNSFHARPDADHPERPKAVCSDCHSTHDFAVPTRGTPEREQWRLTIPNTCGAKCHEEQLEDYESSAHGKLAMGKEDPKGAVCSDCHTTHEIRGASSDPFKLLNVEACGDCHQEELHSYRDTYHGQVNKLGYTYTARCSSCHGSHDIKGADDPASKVHVNNRLKTCQQCHNDKKPGMVTATAGFVTFGPHANSHDFEKYPQMWIATKFMVALLIGVFAFFWAHCGLWYYREWQERKAHKTVARVDTEALGLSGKHFERFPLGWRVAHLVFALVTMTLIITGTSAMFSGSSWAPVVAAAVGGPKILGIIHRVAAALFIGIFVIHFVYVMQRLLRDKNFRWFGPDSLIPNWKDLADCWGMFKWFFGKGPKPQFDRWTYFEKFDYWAVFWGVNVIGWSGLMLAFPHVTATYLPGWVFNVATLVHGEEAFLAAVFLFTVHFFNNHFRPDKLPPPDVVMFTGTQSIEEFRKEHPAHYQRMVKSGELEKYLVDAPSRQMHVGSVILGLTLITVGLVLLVLVAIGFFGGH, translated from the coding sequence ATGCGATTAACCAGTTTTGTTCCAAGAGTTCTCGCCAGCCTTGCCTGCCTTGCGGCCGGTACGGTTCTGGCGCTCGAATCGCCGGCAAAATCATCAACCCAGCGGACGGCGGCCCTCGACAACGCGACATGCCTGACCTGCCACGATGCAAGGAAGAAAAAGATTCAGGTGGCCGATGCCGAAGGCAAGAAGCGGGCGCTAGCCCCGGTCGCTCAGGGCAAGCACAGCAAGAGCGTCCATGCCAAGGTGCAGTGCGTAGACTGCCACACCGACATCGTCGACAGCCAGGCCAATCACAAGAAATCCGAAGGCACGGTGCCGCCGGATTGTGCTACCTGCCATGCCAAGTTGTGGGATGAGGCCAAGGCCAATCCTGCCGGCAAGGAACGCCTCGGCATCGTGGCGCAGAACATCGACGCCTACAAAAATTCCTTCCATGCGCGACCCGATGCCGACCATCCGGAGCGCCCGAAAGCGGTCTGCAGCGACTGCCATTCCACCCACGACTTCGCGGTGCCGACGCGCGGCACCCCCGAGCGCGAGCAATGGCGCCTGACCATTCCCAACACCTGTGGCGCGAAATGCCACGAGGAACAGCTCGAGGACTACGAAAGCTCGGCCCATGGCAAGCTGGCGATGGGCAAGGAGGACCCCAAGGGTGCCGTCTGCTCGGACTGCCATACCACCCATGAAATCCGTGGCGCCTCGTCCGATCCGTTCAAGCTGCTGAATGTCGAAGCCTGCGGCGATTGCCACCAGGAAGAACTGCACAGCTACCGCGACACCTACCACGGTCAGGTCAACAAGCTGGGCTATACCTACACCGCCCGCTGCTCGAGCTGCCATGGCAGTCACGACATCAAGGGGGCCGATGACCCGGCCTCCAAGGTGCATGTGAATAATCGCCTGAAGACCTGCCAGCAGTGCCACAACGACAAGAAGCCGGGCATGGTGACGGCCACCGCTGGTTTCGTCACCTTCGGACCGCATGCCAACAGCCATGACTTCGAGAAGTATCCGCAGATGTGGATCGCCACCAAATTCATGGTAGCCCTGCTGATCGGGGTCTTCGCCTTCTTCTGGGCACATTGCGGCCTCTGGTATTACCGCGAGTGGCAGGAACGCAAGGCCCACAAGACAGTCGCCCGCGTCGACACCGAAGCCCTCGGCCTGTCCGGCAAGCACTTCGAACGCTTCCCGTTGGGCTGGCGCGTTGCCCACCTGGTCTTCGCCCTGGTCACCATGACCCTGATCATCACCGGTACCTCGGCGATGTTCTCGGGCAGTAGCTGGGCGCCGGTTGTCGCGGCCGCAGTCGGCGGACCGAAGATTCTCGGCATCATCCACCGCGTGGCCGCGGCGCTCTTCATCGGCATCTTCGTCATCCACTTTGTCTATGTGATGCAGCGACTGTTGCGCGACAAGAACTTCCGCTGGTTCGGACCGGATTCGCTGATCCCGAACTGGAAGGACCTCGCAGATTGCTGGGGCATGTTCAAGTGGTTCTTCGGCAAGGGTCCGAAACCGCAGTTCGATCGCTGGACCTACTTCGAGAAGTTCGACTACTGGGCGGTCTTCTGGGGTGTCAATGTGATCGGCTGGAGTGGCCTGATGCTGGCCTTCCCCCACGTTACCGCGACCTACCTGCCGGGCTGGGTATTCAACGTCGCGACCCTGGTCCACGGTGAAGAAGCCTTCCTCGCCGCCGTCTTCCTCTTCACGGTGCACTTCTTCAACAATCACTTCCGCCCGGACAAGCTGCCGCCGCCAGACGTAGTGATGTTCACCGGCACCCAGTCGATCGAGGAATTCCGCAAGGAACACCCAGCCCACTATCAGCGGATGGTGAAGAGCGGCGAACTGGAGAAGTATCTGGTCGATGCGCCATCCAGGCAGATGCATGTCGGCTCGGTGATCCTCGGGCTGACCCTGATCACCGTCGGGTTGGTGCTGCTAGTTCTGGTAGCGATCGGCTTCTTCGGCGGCCATTAA